Within the Mycobacterium gordonae genome, the region CTTGACGGAACTTGACCGCCTGGGAGCTGCTGGATTGCAGTTCGTCGAAGATCGAGCCCTCACCCAGGGGTGCGGCCGGCCCGAACCGGGAGTGCACCAGGAACCCGTCGTAGGCCCGCGCGAGCGGGTCCACCGCGTTGATGTAGCTGGTGAGAAACATCGCCGACTGCGATTCACCCACGGCGACAACGTGTTCGGGGTCCAGCTCGCCCAGGATCCCACCGGTATCGCGGACCAGGTTGCCGACTTGCGAGAACATGTCGTAGGAGAACGCGTCACCGGGATGGTTGAGGGGGCCGTAGCGCTTGGGGTGCTGACTCTTCAGCGACATGTCCAGACCGAGCAGGCTCACGCCACCGTCCACGCCGACTTTCTGAGCCGACACCATGACGTAGGCATAGCCCGCCCGGATCACCTCGCGATGGGCCATCATCCACACGGCCGGGGCGTCGATGCCGCCGCTGACATTGAGCCACTCGACGAGCACCGCGCCGTTGAAATCAGCCGGGTCGCTGGGCGTCAGCGCCACCACCCGCGTGGTGTACTCGGCCCTGTGCGAGTCGGTTACGCGCCACTGGCCGTCCGGGCCCAGCGGCTGCTCCGGGGTGTACGACTTGGCCGTACCCGCGATGAAGAACTCCCGCGCGCCGTAGCCGACACCGGCGATGTCGAAGGCGCCCAACAGAATCGACGGCCGGCCGGGCACCGGCGTGACGGCGGGCAGGGCGGTCACAAGGACTCCGGCAGGCCGAATTTGGCGAACAGCGAACCGTCGAGGAACGCGACGACATGTGAGACGCCGTGCGGCCGCACGTCGAGTACGTGCAACTGGAAGGGCACGTGCCGGTCACCGGCACGCATGTACATGGCCGCGCCGGGCTGGCCGTTGGCCATGATCGGCACCATTCGCATGTCGCCGGGATGCTCGGCCGGGCACTGCGTGTGGATCAACGCGATGATGTCCGGCGCGCCCTGGTACCAGCCGGTATAGGGCGGCATCTCCCAAATCGCCTCTGCGGTGAACAGATCCACCAAACGGTCGATGTCGTAGGTCTCGAACGCGGCTATATAGCGGGCCAGCAGATCCTGCGTCTCGGCGGAGTCCGGCGCGGCCAGCCGGTCGTCGGCGCTGGGCGCCACGGTTTCCAGCTGGGCCCGGGCGCGCTGCAGCAGGCTGTTGACGGCGACGGTGGTGGTGCCGATCGCCTCGGCGACCTCGGCGGCCTTCCACTGCAACACATCGCGCAGCAGCAACACCGCCCGCTGGCGCGGCGACAGGTGCTGCAGCGCGGCGATGAACGCCAACCGCACCGACTCCTTGGACTCGGCGATCACCGCCGGGTCGGCGGGATCCT harbors:
- a CDS encoding alpha/beta hydrolase domain-containing protein codes for the protein MTALPAVTPVPGRPSILLGAFDIAGVGYGAREFFIAGTAKSYTPEQPLGPDGQWRVTDSHRAEYTTRVVALTPSDPADFNGAVLVEWLNVSGGIDAPAVWMMAHREVIRAGYAYVMVSAQKVGVDGGVSLLGLDMSLKSQHPKRYGPLNHPGDAFSYDMFSQVGNLVRDTGGILGELDPEHVVAVGESQSAMFLTSYINAVDPLARAYDGFLVHSRFGPAAPLGEGSIFDELQSSSSQAVKFRQDLRVPLMTIITETDLFGAGRQGYHGARQPDNDLLRVWEIAGAAHADNYTIQVAPIDSGSASIEDLAAAYRPTDNLMGTQLDHFINFGPQHHYVVQASLAALTAWIRTGTPPPKGPPLKVEAGSHPAPVLDAHGIAEGGLRTPWVDVPVARTSGIAAEDSRMSSIFGSGEPFDESTLRRLYPDGADDYLRRFTAALDTAISSGFILTADREEILQLAAATYPLV